One stretch of Streptomyces hygroscopicus DNA includes these proteins:
- a CDS encoding helix-turn-helix domain protein — protein MGCGDEQGLGDRIARFRVRRKLTQERLAERAELSVDVVRKLEQGQRQTARLSTINALARALDVEPSVLIGQPTTFEARQEGDSPSVLALRQAVSPLTELLGEDADPEAPPTVGALRAALRSTERVRREGRMADIGILLPQLIRDARTAARAHSGADAAAAHAVLAEAYQVAATTLAALGKEDAGFTALERSMEAARRSDDPHLETMAVSTLSWILTKQGRLEDAERVALTAAERIEPGFRSRPIDLSLWGILLLRAATATVRRGRHDTVEELLNMATAAASRIGEDRLDYATPFGPTNVAVAKVNFLVEMDRSAKALTVARTVPELRRLPPTWRARFHVDRALACVDLGKDDSAIRALLAAEIDAPEWMRYHGTARRVVAELRGRERRRTSPVTELADRINLDG, from the coding sequence ATCGGATTGCTCGGTTCCGGGTCCGGCGCAAGCTCACCCAGGAGCGGCTCGCCGAACGGGCGGAGCTGTCCGTGGACGTGGTGCGCAAGCTGGAACAGGGGCAGCGGCAGACCGCGCGGCTCTCGACGATCAACGCCCTCGCCCGCGCTCTCGATGTGGAACCGTCCGTACTGATCGGGCAGCCGACCACCTTCGAGGCCCGTCAGGAGGGCGACTCGCCGTCCGTGCTCGCGCTACGGCAGGCCGTCTCCCCGCTGACCGAACTCCTCGGTGAGGACGCCGACCCCGAGGCCCCGCCCACCGTCGGCGCGCTGCGCGCCGCGTTACGGTCCACCGAACGCGTCCGGCGCGAGGGGCGGATGGCCGACATCGGCATCCTGCTGCCCCAGCTCATCCGGGACGCCAGGACGGCGGCCCGCGCTCATAGCGGCGCCGACGCCGCCGCGGCCCATGCGGTGCTCGCCGAGGCGTACCAGGTGGCGGCCACCACGCTGGCCGCGCTCGGCAAGGAGGACGCCGGTTTCACGGCGCTGGAACGCTCGATGGAGGCCGCCCGGCGGTCGGACGATCCGCACCTCGAGACCATGGCCGTCTCCACGTTGTCGTGGATCCTCACCAAGCAGGGACGGCTGGAGGACGCCGAGCGCGTCGCCCTGACCGCCGCCGAGCGGATCGAGCCCGGATTCCGGTCCCGGCCCATCGATCTGTCCCTGTGGGGGATTCTGCTGCTGCGCGCGGCGACCGCGACCGTGCGGCGTGGCAGGCACGACACCGTGGAGGAACTGCTCAACATGGCGACGGCCGCCGCCTCCCGCATCGGAGAGGACCGCCTCGACTACGCCACACCGTTCGGCCCGACCAACGTCGCAGTCGCCAAGGTCAACTTCTTGGTGGAGATGGACCGCAGCGCGAAGGCGCTGACCGTGGCCCGAACCGTCCCCGAACTCCGTCGGCTTCCGCCGACATGGCGCGCCCGGTTCCATGTCGACCGCGCCCTGGCCTGCGTCGACCTCGGCAAGGACGACAGCGCCATCCGCGCCCTCCTGGCCGCGGAGATCGACGCGCCGGAGTGGATGCGCTACCACGGAACGGCCCGGCGGGTGGTGGCCGAACTACGCGGCCGCGAGCGCCGCCGCACCTCCCCCGTGACCGAACTGGCCGACCGGATCAACCTCGACGGGTAG
- a CDS encoding AbaA-like regulatory protein translates to MMVSTTARPSGHPGYTETLPCTAQSAATARRLVRTALAAWGIEHRADAATLIVSELVANAVDHTDCRVIRVTVTRPAPGLVRVAVVDKCRTLPVLRTAGADDERGRGLAVVEECAWRWGVDRLPWGKRVWGELRCEIGG, encoded by the coding sequence ATGATGGTGTCCACCACCGCCCGCCCCTCCGGGCACCCCGGCTACACCGAGACCCTGCCGTGCACGGCCCAAAGCGCCGCCACGGCTCGTCGTCTCGTACGTACGGCGCTGGCGGCCTGGGGCATAGAGCACCGCGCCGACGCCGCCACCCTCATCGTCTCGGAGCTGGTGGCCAACGCGGTGGACCACACCGACTGCCGCGTCATCCGCGTCACCGTCACCCGCCCCGCGCCCGGCTTGGTCCGCGTCGCCGTGGTGGACAAGTGCCGCACGCTGCCTGTGCTGCGCACCGCCGGGGCCGACGACGAGCGGGGACGGGGGCTGGCGGTGGTGGAGGAGTGCGCCTGGCGATGGGGGGTCGATCGGCTGCCCTGGGGGAAACGGGTGTGGGGCGAGCTGAGATGTGAGATCGGCGGGTGA